The nucleotide window TGCCCGCGTGATGGACGAGCCGGTGGTTGCAGACAGCGGCATCGTCACCAGCCGCAACCCGAACGATCTGAAGGACTTCGTGGCCAAGATCGTGGAAGAGGTCGAGGAAGGCCGCCACAACCAGAAAGCCGCCTGACCGCCGTTTCCCGTGAAACCTTCGAAAGCCGCGTCCCCTCGGGGGCGCGGTTTTTTCGTGCCCGCCGGAGTGGGTGGGCAGGGTTTCCCGAGCCAACACAGTCCCCGGCAATATCCAGATATTGTCTCTGCCGGGTCCAAGTTGTGCCCGATTTCGCCGCGATACCGTTTCCCTGAAGAAGCACGTAACGAGGAGACGGACATGGATCGCCTGACCGAAATGGAGGCCTTCGCCACCGTCGTGGACCAGGGCGGTTTCACCGACGCGGCAAAGAAGATGGGCATCTCGAAATCGGCCGTGTCCAAGCACGTCTCGTCGCTCGAGGCGCGACTTGGGGCGCGCCTGCTGAACCGCACGACCCGCCGAGTCTCGCCCACCGAGATCGGGCTTGCCTACTACGACCGCGCCCGTCGCGTGCTCAACGACGCCGGCGAGGCCGATGCGCTGGTGACCTCGATGCAGTCGGCGCCCTCGGGGCTGCTGCGGATCTCGGTCGCCACCGACTTCGGGGTCAACCATCTGAGCCCGGTGCTGGGCGAGTTCCTCGCCGAGTTTCCCGACATCACCGTGAACATGGTGCTCAACAACCGCTTCGTGGAACTGATTTCCGAAGGCTTCGACATGGCCATCCGTATCGGAGAACTCGAGGACAGCACCCTGCGCGCCCGAAAGCTCACCGAGACCACCAAGCGGATGATCGCGTCGCCGTCCTACTTCCAGAAGTTCGGGCGGCCTTCACGGATCGACGACCTGAACGAGCACAAGCTGCTGCACTATTCGAACCAGTCCAG belongs to Salipiger profundus and includes:
- a CDS encoding LysR family transcriptional regulator, with translation MDRLTEMEAFATVVDQGGFTDAAKKMGISKSAVSKHVSSLEARLGARLLNRTTRRVSPTEIGLAYYDRARRVLNDAGEADALVTSMQSAPSGLLRISVATDFGVNHLSPVLGEFLAEFPDITVNMVLNNRFVELISEGFDMAIRIGELEDSTLRARKLTETTKRMIASPSYFQKFGRPSRIDDLNEHKLLHYSNQSSGNVWKVTAPSGEKRQIRTAGWLSVNDGQSLLNACIAGLGIAYLPSYLYADAMKQGLVEDAIPDLPVETQGIYAVYPPGRFTQPKVRAFIDFLAHAFADKGPQDW